Proteins found in one Alteromonas macleodii genomic segment:
- the kdsA gene encoding 3-deoxy-8-phosphooctulonate synthase, giving the protein MSESQQIINVGNVEVANHLPFVLFGGMNVLESRDLAMRIAEHYVEVTQKLNIPYVFKASFDKANRSSVTSYRGPGMEEGLRIFEEIKSTFNVPLITDVHEPHQAAPVAEVVDVIQLPAFLARQTDLVVAMAKTGSVINVKKPQFLAPHEMRHIIGKLGEAGNDKVILCERGSCFGYNNLVVDMLGMDAMKEYAPVIFDATHALQMPGGRATSADGRRAQAAQLARSGMALGLAGLFIEAHPNPDEALCDGPCALPLAKLEPYLQQMKALDELVKGFDALDTSNT; this is encoded by the coding sequence ATGTCTGAATCTCAACAGATTATTAATGTAGGTAACGTCGAGGTTGCCAATCATTTGCCCTTCGTACTGTTTGGAGGGATGAACGTACTTGAGTCACGCGATCTTGCTATGCGAATTGCTGAACACTATGTTGAAGTAACGCAAAAGCTCAATATACCTTACGTTTTTAAAGCTTCCTTTGATAAAGCCAACCGTTCATCAGTAACGTCTTACCGCGGCCCAGGTATGGAAGAGGGCTTACGTATTTTTGAAGAAATCAAGTCGACTTTTAACGTACCACTTATCACTGATGTACACGAACCCCATCAAGCGGCACCTGTTGCCGAAGTAGTTGACGTTATTCAGCTACCTGCCTTTCTAGCACGTCAGACCGACCTCGTAGTTGCTATGGCAAAAACGGGTAGTGTAATAAACGTTAAAAAACCTCAATTTTTAGCACCACACGAAATGCGCCATATAATTGGTAAGCTTGGCGAAGCGGGCAACGATAAGGTTATTCTTTGTGAACGCGGCAGCTGTTTTGGCTACAACAACCTTGTTGTGGATATGCTTGGTATGGACGCAATGAAAGAATATGCGCCAGTGATATTCGATGCGACTCACGCACTACAGATGCCAGGTGGTCGTGCTACCTCTGCAGATGGTCGACGAGCACAAGCTGCTCAACTAGCAAGAAGCGGAATGGCGTTGGGCTTAGCGGGCTTGTTCATTGAAGCACACCCTAATCCTGATGAAGCACTATGTGACGGGCCTTGTGCATTGCCGCTGGCGAAATTAGAGCCATATTTGCAGCAAATGAAAGCGTTAGATGAATTAGTGAAAGGTTTTGACGCGTTAGATACAAGTAATACCTAA
- a CDS encoding transcriptional regulator GcvA: MHRRLPPLNALKSFEAAARHLSFTKAADELFVTQAAVSHQIKALEDFLSMKLFLRRNRTLLLTEEGQAYFLELKDIFKNLQDATERLLAKGSKGAITVAMPPSFASQWLVPRIHKFSLAHPDIDVRIKAVDFDEGFLEDDVDVGIYYGKGRWAGLQADQLHREFLTPLCSPMLFQGPKPLSSLSDLRHHVLLHDLSRTAWKNWLKHVGVVGVNVNHGPVFSHSMLVLQAAALGQGIALGNTILARPEIEAGRLVMPFEERVESRDAFYLVCEESQAELGKIAAFRDWILALVEAEQEDLL; the protein is encoded by the coding sequence ATGCACCGACGTTTACCTCCTCTTAATGCCTTAAAGTCGTTCGAAGCGGCAGCACGCCATTTGAGCTTTACCAAGGCAGCGGACGAATTGTTTGTTACTCAAGCAGCAGTAAGTCATCAAATAAAAGCCCTTGAAGATTTCTTATCTATGAAGCTGTTTCTAAGAAGAAACAGAACCTTGCTTCTGACCGAGGAGGGACAGGCCTATTTCTTAGAGTTAAAAGATATCTTTAAAAACTTACAGGACGCGACAGAAAGATTGCTTGCGAAGGGCAGTAAAGGTGCCATTACAGTCGCCATGCCGCCTAGCTTTGCGAGCCAATGGTTGGTACCCCGTATTCATAAGTTTAGTTTGGCTCACCCTGATATTGACGTGCGCATAAAAGCGGTAGACTTCGATGAGGGCTTCTTAGAAGACGATGTGGACGTTGGAATATATTACGGTAAGGGGCGTTGGGCTGGTCTGCAGGCTGATCAGCTGCACAGAGAGTTTCTAACGCCGCTATGTTCACCCATGCTTTTTCAAGGGCCTAAGCCTCTTTCTAGCTTGTCTGACTTAAGACACCATGTGTTACTTCACGATTTAAGCCGAACCGCGTGGAAAAACTGGCTAAAACACGTTGGCGTTGTTGGCGTGAATGTAAATCATGGCCCGGTTTTTAGCCATTCTATGTTGGTATTGCAAGCGGCTGCGCTAGGTCAAGGTATCGCGTTGGGTAACACCATACTCGCTAGGCCAGAAATTGAAGCAGGTCGCCTTGTGATGCCGTTTGAAGAACGGGTAGAGAGTCGCGACGCATTTTATTTGGTTTGTGAGGAATCACAGGCTGAATTAGGAAAAATTGCAGCGTTTAGAGACTGGATCTTAGCGCTGGTTGAAGCTGAACAAGAGGATTTGTTGTAG
- a CDS encoding alpha/beta family hydrolase — protein sequence MEVHVAKAPVACLILGHGAGAGKEHEFMQDMANELVAKGISTVLFNFPYMQTIKSTGKRRPPDKADKLMSHFAAVIESCSKDNSALHNLPVFIGGKSMGGRMATMVYEGISNVKGAIALGYPFHPPGKPEKTRTEHLLTAAKPLLIIQGERDTFGTKNEIESGEENYALSSIIECVFLEDGDHSFKPRKASGKTQQEHIVKAADLTAAFITRNLSS from the coding sequence ATGGAAGTGCACGTAGCCAAAGCGCCTGTCGCATGCTTAATACTTGGGCACGGCGCTGGTGCGGGTAAAGAGCATGAGTTCATGCAAGACATGGCAAACGAACTTGTTGCAAAGGGCATATCTACGGTGCTTTTCAATTTTCCTTATATGCAAACCATTAAGTCTACTGGTAAGCGCAGACCTCCTGATAAAGCCGATAAACTCATGTCACACTTTGCTGCGGTAATTGAGTCCTGTAGCAAAGATAACAGTGCCCTGCATAACTTACCCGTCTTCATTGGCGGGAAGTCCATGGGCGGGCGTATGGCCACCATGGTGTATGAAGGTATTAGCAACGTAAAAGGCGCGATAGCGCTGGGCTATCCATTTCACCCACCGGGTAAGCCGGAGAAAACCCGCACAGAACACTTGCTAACAGCGGCAAAACCTCTGCTTATCATCCAAGGGGAAAGAGATACCTTTGGTACTAAAAATGAGATTGAAAGTGGTGAAGAGAACTACGCGCTATCCTCAATTATTGAATGCGTATTTTTAGAGGACGGTGACCACAGCTTCAAACCTCGAAAGGCTAGCGGTAAAACCCAACAAGAGCATATTGTTAAAGCTGCTGATTTGACCGCGGCGTTTATAACCCGCAATCTGTCTAGTTGA
- a CDS encoding DUF423 domain-containing protein, whose translation MSNKKLGLASLAKPYLVIGAALAGLAVVLGAFGAHGLKSVLNTQQLNTFEIGVRYQMYHSIALLLLPALSAYVSSKWVNRAAFCFVTGTVLFSGSLYALAISGIKWFGPVTPLGGLFFIAGWTLLMIGLLVGRSKENERVQQNLSDLDRTNAKHMAQAEITDKNRGAGNV comes from the coding sequence ATGAGTAACAAAAAACTTGGGTTGGCTAGCCTCGCTAAACCTTATCTTGTAATTGGAGCTGCACTTGCAGGCTTAGCGGTTGTTCTAGGGGCGTTTGGCGCACATGGTTTAAAAAGTGTATTAAATACACAGCAACTCAACACATTTGAAATAGGCGTGCGCTATCAAATGTATCATTCAATAGCCTTGTTGCTATTGCCCGCTTTGTCTGCTTACGTCTCATCGAAATGGGTTAACCGTGCGGCATTTTGTTTTGTTACCGGTACGGTATTGTTTAGCGGAAGTTTATACGCGCTCGCCATCAGTGGTATTAAATGGTTTGGTCCAGTTACCCCATTGGGCGGCCTATTCTTTATCGCTGGGTGGACTTTATTAATGATTGGTTTGCTTGTGGGAAGGTCTAAAGAGAACGAAAGGGTACAGCAAAACTTATCTGATTTAGATCGGACAAATGCTAAACACATGGCGCAAGCCGAAATAACGGACAAAAACAGAGGAGCAGGTAATGTCTAA
- the rlmM gene encoding 23S rRNA (cytidine(2498)-2'-O)-methyltransferase RlmM, whose product MSNASILGYCRPGYENDTANELTSRYGEAQCYGYPVSKKNSGFVHYHLYDAAQLEQTITQFAVHDSIFPRQLVAVFVTLTEVEKEDRVGQVLEALKEVEKPFSIFGAIDVEYPDTEDGKTLAKFCRKFTVPLRQALRKAGWLTAKENLGKPKLHIFFESFEICHIGYTLPSHASRDHLGICRLKFPSDAPSRSTLKLEDALVNMLSDKQQTKVLRSGGRAVDLGACPGGWTYQLVKRGMYVEAIDNGLVADSLMSTGLVEHHAADGFTYRPQFGRVDLLVCDMIEQPDRVAKLMGDWLVKHWATHAIFNLKLPMKQRYETVVEAMALLNSRLNALDDAFAVKVRHLYHDRDEVTVTIVRTSADEV is encoded by the coding sequence ATGTCTAATGCTAGTATTTTAGGCTATTGCCGACCGGGGTATGAAAATGACACGGCTAACGAACTTACATCTCGATACGGTGAAGCTCAGTGTTACGGCTACCCAGTGTCAAAGAAAAATAGTGGCTTTGTGCACTACCATTTATATGATGCCGCGCAATTAGAGCAAACCATTACCCAGTTTGCTGTTCACGACAGTATCTTTCCTCGCCAGCTAGTGGCTGTTTTTGTCACGTTAACTGAAGTGGAAAAAGAAGATAGAGTGGGGCAGGTACTTGAAGCACTAAAAGAAGTAGAAAAACCGTTTTCTATTTTTGGTGCCATCGACGTGGAGTACCCTGATACCGAGGATGGGAAAACCCTCGCTAAGTTTTGCCGTAAGTTTACCGTACCTCTTCGCCAAGCGTTAAGAAAGGCGGGGTGGCTCACTGCAAAAGAAAATTTAGGTAAACCTAAGCTGCATATTTTTTTTGAGTCGTTTGAAATTTGTCATATTGGCTATACATTACCTAGCCACGCAAGTCGTGATCATCTCGGTATCTGCCGATTGAAATTTCCGAGTGATGCGCCTAGCCGGTCTACGCTTAAACTCGAAGATGCACTTGTAAACATGCTGAGTGACAAACAGCAAACGAAAGTACTTCGAAGCGGTGGTCGTGCGGTTGACTTAGGGGCGTGCCCTGGCGGCTGGACCTATCAACTGGTGAAACGCGGCATGTATGTGGAAGCTATCGACAATGGACTTGTAGCCGATAGTTTAATGAGTACTGGGTTGGTTGAACATCACGCAGCAGACGGGTTTACTTATCGACCACAATTTGGTCGCGTCGATCTGCTTGTCTGTGATATGATAGAACAACCCGATAGAGTAGCGAAATTGATGGGGGATTGGCTGGTCAAGCACTGGGCGACCCACGCCATTTTTAACTTAAAGCTACCTATGAAACAACGCTATGAAACTGTAGTCGAAGCCATGGCGTTGCTAAATAGCCGTTTAAATGCCTTAGATGATGCATTCGCGGTTAAGGTTAGGCATCTCTACCACGACAGAGATGAAGTTACAGTAACAATTGTTCGCACTTCAGCTGATGAGGTGTGA
- the fusA gene encoding elongation factor G: MSDLSLYRNIGIFAHVDAGKTTTTERILKLTGKIHKTGEVHDGESTTDFMEQEAERGITIQSAATTCFWKDHRMNIIDTPGHVDFTVEVYRSLKVLDGGIGVFCGSGGVEPQSETNWRYANESGVARCIFVNKLDRMGADFYRVVGQVKKVLAANPLVMTLPIGIEDDFKGVVNLLDMKAYIWDDSGLPENYEVVDIPEDMVEKANEYREQLIETAVEQDDDLMMAYMDGEEPSLEDIKRCIRKGTRDLAFFPTYCGSAFKNKGIQLVLDAVIDFLPSPTEVDPQPLTDEETGEPTGEVATVSVDEPFRALAFKIMDDRFGALTFIRIYSGVLNKGDTILNSATGKTERIGRMVEMHADERTELTSAQAGDILAVVGMKNVQTGHTLCDPKNACTLEPMIFPEPVISIAVKPKDKGANEKMSIAIGKLVAEDPSFQVETDEDSGETILKGMGELHLDIKVDILKRTYGVELEVGQPQVAYRETITLPVEDSYTHKKQSGGSGQFGKIDYRIKPGETNSGFKFTSTVVGGNVPKEFFPAIEKGFAGMMEVGPLAGYPVLDVEVELYDGGFHAVDSSAIAFEIAAKGAFRQSMPKAGPQILEPVMKVDVFSPEDNVGDVIGDLNRRRGMIKDQEAGATGVRIKADVPLSEMFGYIGHLRTITSGRGQFSMEFSHYSACPQNVADKVIEEAKARKDAK; this comes from the coding sequence ATGTCAGACTTATCTTTATACAGAAACATTGGTATTTTCGCCCACGTAGACGCGGGTAAAACTACCACAACAGAACGTATCTTGAAGCTTACTGGTAAAATCCATAAAACTGGTGAGGTTCACGATGGTGAATCAACAACTGACTTCATGGAGCAGGAAGCTGAGCGTGGTATTACCATCCAGTCAGCGGCAACAACCTGTTTCTGGAAAGATCATCGCATGAACATCATCGATACTCCGGGACACGTTGACTTTACAGTTGAAGTATATCGTTCACTTAAAGTACTAGACGGCGGTATCGGTGTATTCTGTGGTTCTGGCGGTGTTGAGCCTCAGTCAGAAACTAACTGGCGCTATGCTAACGAATCTGGCGTTGCACGCTGTATCTTCGTTAACAAGCTAGACCGTATGGGTGCAGACTTCTACCGTGTTGTTGGCCAAGTTAAGAAAGTTCTTGCTGCTAACCCACTAGTAATGACGCTTCCAATCGGTATCGAAGACGACTTCAAAGGCGTTGTTAACCTTCTAGACATGAAAGCGTACATCTGGGATGACTCAGGCCTACCTGAGAACTACGAAGTAGTAGATATCCCAGAAGATATGGTTGAGAAAGCAAACGAATACCGTGAGCAACTAATCGAGACTGCTGTTGAGCAAGACGACGACCTAATGATGGCTTACATGGATGGCGAAGAGCCGTCTCTAGAAGACATCAAGCGTTGTATCCGTAAGGGTACTCGTGACCTAGCGTTCTTCCCAACATACTGTGGTTCTGCATTTAAGAACAAAGGTATTCAGCTAGTTCTTGACGCGGTTATCGATTTCCTACCTTCTCCAACAGAAGTAGACCCACAGCCTCTTACAGACGAAGAGACTGGTGAACCTACTGGTGAAGTAGCAACAGTATCTGTTGACGAGCCGTTCCGTGCGCTTGCGTTCAAAATCATGGACGACCGTTTTGGTGCGCTTACGTTTATCCGTATTTACTCTGGTGTACTTAACAAGGGTGACACTATCCTTAACAGTGCTACAGGTAAAACTGAGCGTATCGGCCGTATGGTTGAGATGCACGCTGATGAGCGTACTGAACTTACTTCTGCACAAGCAGGTGACATCCTAGCTGTTGTAGGTATGAAGAACGTTCAAACTGGTCACACGCTTTGTGATCCTAAAAACGCTTGTACACTAGAGCCAATGATCTTCCCTGAGCCAGTAATCTCGATTGCTGTTAAGCCAAAAGACAAAGGCGCTAACGAAAAGATGTCTATCGCTATCGGTAAACTAGTAGCAGAAGATCCATCTTTCCAAGTTGAAACTGACGAAGATTCAGGCGAAACCATCCTTAAAGGTATGGGTGAACTTCACCTTGATATCAAAGTAGACATCTTGAAGCGTACTTACGGCGTTGAGCTAGAAGTTGGTCAGCCACAGGTTGCATACCGTGAAACTATCACGCTACCTGTTGAAGACAGCTACACGCACAAGAAGCAGTCTGGTGGTTCTGGTCAGTTTGGTAAGATTGATTACCGCATCAAGCCAGGCGAAACTAACTCTGGCTTCAAGTTCACATCTACTGTTGTGGGCGGTAACGTACCTAAAGAATTCTTCCCTGCAATCGAAAAAGGTTTCGCAGGTATGATGGAAGTAGGTCCTCTAGCTGGTTACCCAGTACTAGACGTTGAAGTTGAGCTATACGACGGTGGTTTCCACGCAGTTGACTCATCAGCAATCGCGTTCGAAATTGCAGCTAAAGGTGCATTCCGTCAGTCAATGCCAAAAGCAGGTCCTCAAATTCTTGAGCCTGTGATGAAAGTTGACGTATTCAGCCCAGAAGACAACGTTGGTGACGTAATCGGTGACCTTAACCGTCGTCGTGGTATGATCAAAGACCAAGAAGCTGGCGCTACTGGCGTTCGCATCAAAGCAGATGTACCTCTATCTGAGATGTTTGGTTACATCGGTCACCTACGTACTATTACATCTGGTCGTGGTCAGTTCTCTATGGAATTCAGCCACTACTCAGCATGTCCTCAGAACGTAGCTGACAAAGTAATTGAAGAAGCGAAAGCACGTAAAGACGCTAAGTAA
- the cynS gene encoding cyanase has product MITSRTQVTDMIQSAKILKGIKWSQIAEVVGQSKEWSTAACLGQMAMTKQQAEAVGELLELTDEAIAWLQIVPYKGSLPTEVPTDPLIYRWYELVNVYGTTLKELIHEEFGDGIMSAIDFSMDLQRENDPKGDRVSVVMSGKFLPYKMY; this is encoded by the coding sequence ATGATTACATCAAGAACACAAGTTACCGACATGATCCAATCAGCCAAAATTCTAAAAGGCATAAAGTGGAGCCAAATTGCTGAGGTTGTAGGTCAGTCTAAAGAGTGGAGTACTGCCGCTTGCTTAGGCCAGATGGCCATGACAAAGCAACAAGCAGAAGCGGTAGGCGAATTACTTGAACTTACCGACGAAGCCATTGCTTGGCTTCAAATCGTACCTTATAAAGGCTCATTACCCACAGAAGTGCCTACCGACCCGCTTATTTATCGCTGGTATGAACTCGTAAATGTATATGGCACTACCTTAAAAGAACTTATCCATGAAGAGTTTGGCGACGGTATTATGAGCGCGATTGATTTCTCAATGGATTTACAGCGTGAGAACGACCCTAAAGGCGACCGCGTGAGCGTAGTTATGTCAGGGAAGTTTTTACCATACAAAATGTACTAA
- a CDS encoding protein kinase domain-containing protein — protein MNKQAALKTSNSSLPCTLSVSAFSTTGIKDINQDAYTYHVSSDELNQSSIFIVADGVSSSTVSQVASDFATRQFTKLFNIAPEQWTVKTRAETIIKEINALLYTRTQKSAFCYTPEKGYVCTFSVAIVTGNRLDVFHVGDSQIQVVTSNAKDPILLTRPHRQASDSEPSQTYLANALGVTASIDIDHTSLTLTSPSTIAISTDGVYEFVALPSILNKINNAYTLSENQAALVVHEAFNNGSDDNLTLLLIKVEFGNIDVGSSGDIDGEQSLITATGEIDSNCHGVSNAAGYNDDKLPLKTTGELAFTELKTGDEIDGFNLKRQLYTSARSHVFIATRRTSPVANPYDTVVVKTPATDFSQSPEMLNGFLIENWFLRRVDSPHIVKSPTFTDLGYKNTPTAFYSVSSYVQGQTLAQWSIDNPTPSLEQVRNIVEQVCNGLQAMHRQGILHRDIRPDNIIISELGHCTLIDLGSAALQNAPSLYSDAPIPGAALFAAPEYFLGNVGTERSDLFSLAVLTYYLLCGRYPYHTKLAHCRTFAEQKKLKYETALDPKRRIPTWVDSALKRALHINPDKRYSSLSEFIHSLRYPNPSEHTTYQPLVKRHPLFVYKALILALIVCNLVTLILFN, from the coding sequence ATGAATAAGCAAGCAGCGCTAAAAACATCGAACTCCTCGCTACCTTGCACACTTTCAGTAAGTGCTTTTTCAACAACTGGCATCAAAGACATAAACCAGGATGCTTACACCTACCACGTTTCCTCTGACGAGCTAAATCAAAGTAGCATTTTTATAGTTGCTGACGGTGTCAGCAGTAGCACGGTAAGCCAGGTTGCTAGCGATTTTGCCACACGCCAGTTTACTAAGCTGTTTAACATAGCGCCCGAACAATGGACGGTCAAAACCCGCGCCGAAACCATTATTAAAGAAATTAATGCACTGCTTTATACCCGAACGCAGAAAAGCGCTTTTTGCTACACCCCAGAAAAAGGCTATGTGTGCACATTTTCGGTAGCAATCGTAACCGGCAATCGCCTTGACGTATTTCACGTTGGAGATAGCCAAATTCAGGTTGTTACAAGTAATGCTAAAGACCCTATATTGCTAACTCGCCCTCATCGACAAGCATCAGATAGTGAACCTTCACAAACTTACCTTGCTAATGCGTTGGGCGTTACAGCAAGTATCGATATTGACCACACTTCATTAACGTTAACCTCACCAAGTACCATTGCGATAAGTACCGACGGCGTTTATGAATTTGTAGCGCTACCGAGCATACTCAATAAAATAAATAATGCTTATACGCTATCTGAAAACCAAGCTGCTTTAGTGGTACACGAAGCGTTTAACAATGGAAGCGATGATAACCTCACCCTTCTGCTTATAAAAGTCGAGTTCGGTAATATTGATGTTGGTAGTAGTGGTGATATTGATGGTGAACAAAGCTTGATTACGGCTACTGGAGAAATAGATAGCAACTGTCACGGTGTATCTAATGCAGCCGGCTATAATGATGATAAATTACCACTAAAGACTACCGGCGAGTTAGCGTTTACCGAACTTAAAACAGGCGATGAAATAGATGGCTTTAACTTAAAGCGACAGCTTTATACTTCTGCGCGCAGTCATGTATTTATCGCCACGCGACGCACGTCACCCGTTGCAAACCCGTATGATACTGTAGTTGTAAAAACACCAGCCACTGACTTTTCCCAATCACCTGAAATGCTAAACGGTTTTCTAATAGAGAATTGGTTTTTAAGGCGGGTCGACTCACCCCATATTGTAAAAAGCCCCACGTTTACGGACTTGGGTTATAAAAACACACCCACAGCCTTTTATAGCGTGAGTAGCTATGTACAAGGGCAGACCTTGGCACAGTGGTCTATTGATAACCCTACACCTTCATTAGAACAAGTTCGGAATATTGTTGAGCAAGTCTGTAATGGATTACAGGCAATGCATCGCCAGGGCATTCTTCACAGGGATATACGTCCCGACAATATTATCATCAGCGAACTCGGTCACTGTACCCTTATTGACCTTGGATCAGCTGCCTTACAAAATGCCCCCAGTCTTTATAGTGATGCGCCTATTCCTGGCGCAGCACTCTTTGCTGCACCAGAATACTTTTTAGGAAATGTAGGCACCGAGCGCTCTGATTTATTTTCCTTAGCCGTACTCACTTATTACCTTTTATGTGGTCGTTATCCTTACCATACCAAGCTTGCCCACTGTCGCACTTTTGCTGAACAGAAAAAACTAAAATACGAGACGGCGTTAGATCCTAAAAGGCGAATACCTACTTGGGTTGATAGTGCGCTTAAGCGTGCCTTACACATAAACCCTGACAAACGCTACTCTTCGCTTTCAGAGTTTATACACTCGCTGCGCTACCCAAATCCTTCTGAGCACACAACGTATCAGCCCTTAGTAAAGCGCCATCCGCTTTTTGTCTACAAAGCACTAATACTGGCCCTTATTGTTTGCAACCTAGTAACGCTCATTTTGTTTAATTAA
- a CDS encoding formate/nitrite transporter family protein: MAYLLPAEFATKMVDAGEAKIYMSTRDTLIRAYMAGAILALAAVFAITIAVQTGIFLLGAVLFPVGFCMLYLMGFDLLTGVFVLTPLAWLAQRPGVTPKQILRNWGLVFLGNFGGALTVAFMMSFIFTMGYNVDGGAIATKVASIGEARTLGYAEHGAAGWFTIFIRGMLCNWMVSLGVVGAMISTHVSGKVLAMWMPIMLFFFMGFEHSVVNMFLFPFGLIMGGDFSVMDYFIWNEIPTALGNLVGGLAFTGLTLYTTHVKTLPKRTIPVDKAAASQTLPI; encoded by the coding sequence ATGGCTTATCTTCTCCCCGCTGAGTTTGCGACCAAAATGGTAGATGCAGGCGAAGCGAAGATTTATATGTCTACACGAGATACTTTAATACGCGCTTATATGGCAGGCGCAATCTTGGCACTCGCTGCCGTTTTTGCAATTACCATAGCCGTTCAAACTGGTATTTTCCTACTAGGAGCCGTGCTGTTCCCGGTTGGCTTTTGTATGCTTTACCTTATGGGTTTCGACCTTTTAACCGGCGTGTTTGTATTAACGCCGCTAGCATGGCTTGCCCAGCGCCCAGGGGTTACCCCGAAACAGATATTACGAAACTGGGGCTTAGTCTTCTTAGGTAACTTCGGCGGCGCATTAACCGTTGCCTTTATGATGTCGTTTATTTTTACCATGGGCTACAACGTAGATGGCGGCGCTATTGCGACCAAGGTTGCCAGTATTGGCGAAGCCCGAACGTTAGGCTATGCAGAGCATGGCGCAGCTGGCTGGTTCACCATTTTCATCCGCGGCATGCTATGTAACTGGATGGTGTCTCTAGGCGTTGTAGGAGCGATGATCTCAACTCACGTAAGCGGTAAGGTGTTGGCTATGTGGATGCCCATCATGCTGTTCTTCTTCATGGGTTTTGAACACTCTGTGGTAAATATGTTCCTTTTCCCATTTGGTCTTATCATGGGCGGTGATTTCTCTGTAATGGATTACTTCATTTGGAATGAAATTCCAACAGCACTAGGCAACCTAGTAGGCGGTTTAGCGTTTACTGGCCTAACGCTTTATACCACCCACGTGAAGACATTGCCAAAGCGTACAATCCCTGTTGATAAAGCAGCGGCATCTCAAACGCTACCTATCTAA